Proteins from a genomic interval of Niabella soli DSM 19437:
- a CDS encoding beta-ketoacyl-ACP synthase III: protein MNDVFINRTSHYFPNNPVSNDEMEEYLGYINGKPSKSRRIVLRNNAITNRYYALEKGGKITHTNAQLTAEAVKELFKNDPEGIKHIDVLSCGTSSPDQMMPSHGCMVHGWLPELGSIEVVSPAGVCCAGMHALKYAYMTIKGGDAHTAIATGSERFSASLVANQFEDEVHKLEALEENPYISFDKEFLRWMLSDGAAAFLLSDKKNEEGLSLKIEWMEGISYADHMEACMYMGAEKQQDGHLKSWLEFDHEEQNEHSILSIKQDVKLLSPNIVPLGGKILPELFERRGLNPDDITWYLPHMSSNFFKDKIYDEHIKLGHHIPYEKWFVNLSSVGNVGAASVYFMVDELYNSGKLKKGDKIFLLVPESSRFSYMYALLTAV from the coding sequence ATGAACGACGTTTTTATTAACCGTACCTCGCATTATTTCCCTAACAACCCGGTTTCCAATGATGAAATGGAGGAATACCTGGGCTATATCAATGGAAAACCATCAAAATCAAGAAGAATTGTATTAAGAAATAACGCTATAACTAATCGCTATTATGCCCTGGAAAAAGGCGGAAAAATAACGCATACCAATGCGCAACTAACCGCGGAGGCCGTCAAAGAGCTTTTCAAAAATGACCCGGAAGGCATTAAACATATAGATGTATTGTCCTGCGGCACCTCGTCGCCCGACCAAATGATGCCTTCCCATGGCTGTATGGTACATGGCTGGCTGCCGGAGCTGGGCTCCATTGAAGTAGTGTCGCCTGCGGGGGTTTGCTGCGCCGGTATGCACGCGTTGAAATATGCATATATGACCATAAAAGGCGGTGACGCCCATACGGCGATCGCTACCGGGTCCGAACGTTTTTCAGCCTCATTGGTGGCCAACCAGTTTGAAGACGAAGTGCATAAACTGGAGGCCCTGGAAGAAAACCCTTACATCAGTTTTGATAAAGAGTTTTTACGCTGGATGCTATCCGACGGAGCAGCAGCCTTTTTATTATCCGATAAGAAAAATGAGGAAGGCCTTAGCCTGAAAATTGAATGGATGGAAGGCATTTCTTATGCCGACCATATGGAGGCCTGTATGTATATGGGCGCCGAAAAGCAGCAGGATGGCCATCTTAAAAGCTGGCTGGAATTTGATCATGAGGAACAGAATGAGCATTCCATCCTCAGCATTAAGCAGGATGTGAAGCTGCTAAGTCCGAATATTGTGCCGCTGGGTGGTAAAATTTTGCCGGAATTATTTGAGCGCCGCGGTCTGAACCCGGATGATATCACCTGGTACCTGCCCCATATGAGCAGTAATTTCTTTAAAGACAAAATATACGACGAACATATAAAACTGGGGCACCACATTCCCTACGAAAAATGGTTTGTAAACCTCAGCAGCGTGGGCAATGTAGGCGCCGCCTCCGTTTATTTTATGGTGGACGAGCTGTATAACAGCGGCAAGTTGAAAAAAGGCGATAAAATATTTTTACTGGTGCCGGAAAGCTCCCGTTTCAGCTATATGTATGCGCTGCTGACGGCGGTGTAG
- a CDS encoding phosphatase PAP2 family protein translates to MKKIVLIILLFSGSAGVFAQDAAVAGGQPPAAPADSIEATAPASGNEIKIKQFIAPAALIAAGSLIDGTGLKRWNVTLQDKITQSHPGFKTRVDNVLQFAPGAAVFGLQALGIKGKNTAPHELILYGMALGINAALVTPLKHLTKEERPDGSNNLSYPSGHTSTAFASAEFLRREYKDVSPWYGIGGYVAATATGALRMYKNRHWLGDIVAGAGFGIASTNLSYLLYNKLQIGNKKNKENKTVYFYPQVAAHSYGLGFVKLLP, encoded by the coding sequence ATGAAGAAAATTGTGCTGATCATTCTGTTGTTTTCCGGAAGTGCAGGAGTGTTTGCACAGGATGCTGCCGTTGCAGGAGGCCAACCTCCCGCGGCACCTGCAGATTCAATAGAAGCCACAGCACCCGCCTCGGGCAATGAGATCAAAATAAAGCAATTTATTGCACCCGCTGCATTAATTGCGGCAGGTTCGCTTATTGATGGTACCGGTTTAAAGCGTTGGAATGTAACCTTGCAGGATAAAATTACACAGAGCCACCCGGGCTTCAAAACCCGCGTGGATAACGTCTTACAATTTGCACCAGGTGCGGCGGTTTTTGGTTTACAGGCACTGGGGATAAAGGGAAAAAATACGGCTCCCCACGAATTGATCCTTTACGGAATGGCCCTTGGGATCAACGCAGCCCTTGTTACGCCGCTGAAACATCTTACCAAAGAAGAGCGGCCTGACGGCAGCAATAATTTGTCCTATCCCTCCGGGCACACTTCAACAGCATTTGCTTCCGCCGAATTTTTACGACGGGAATATAAGGATGTATCGCCCTGGTACGGCATTGGTGGTTATGTTGCCGCAACAGCAACGGGGGCGTTGCGTATGTATAAAAACCGGCACTGGCTGGGCGATATTGTTGCCGGCGCTGGTTTTGGTATTGCGTCTACCAACCTCTCTTATCTCCTCTATAACAAATTGCAGATCGGAAATAAAAAGAACAAGGAAAATAAAACCGTCTATTTTTACCCGCAGGTGGCAGCTCACTCCTATGGATTAGGCTTCGTTAAACTATTACCCTAA
- a CDS encoding winged helix-turn-helix transcriptional regulator has translation MSKYRSNCPLARSLDIVGDKWTLLVLREIVAFRRTTFKEIAQMKEGIASNILADRLEKLTKEKLVTRKQSTTNRLVYYYQPTQKAIDLLPMAQALAAWSVKYLFRKNETPAAMSL, from the coding sequence ATGAGCAAGTACAGGTCAAATTGTCCACTCGCCCGCTCGCTTGATATTGTGGGAGACAAGTGGACCTTATTGGTGTTACGGGAAATTGTGGCTTTCCGGCGCACTACTTTTAAAGAAATAGCGCAAATGAAAGAGGGCATCGCTTCCAATATTCTGGCGGACCGGCTGGAAAAACTTACAAAGGAAAAACTGGTAACCCGCAAACAAAGCACCACCAACCGGCTCGTTTACTACTACCAGCCTACACAAAAAGCCATAGACCTGTTACCGATGGCGCAAGCCTTAGCAGCCTGGTCTGTAAAATATCTCTTCAGGAAAAACGAAACACCGGCAGCAATGAGTCTTTAA
- a CDS encoding LutB/LldF family L-lactate oxidation iron-sulfur protein produces the protein MSQSSSIFQKKSKEKAFDRDHRKVINFNIAKYNAAVPGGQEQFADLNLARERAKNLKWKAIEVLDQTLENFEANITKRGAKVIWCEDARQANEAILEICKEKNCKTLVKSKSMVTEELHLNDHLAKHNIESVETDLGEYIQQLDGEPPYHIVTPAMHKSREQIAQLFAEKLGTDPNDSAEQLTLTAREKLRQKYMDAEVGVTGANFLIADIGGIAITENEGNARLSCSMPKTHIVVAGIEKVIPSLTDLALFWPLLSSFGTGQRITSYSTVVTGPRQEGETDGPDEMYIILLDNGRTKMLANEKAREALYCIRCGACLNACPVYKNIGGHTYNTTYSGPIGSVITPHLKDMKEWKHLSHASSLCGNCTEVCAVKINLHELLLENRHEAVEEGYAPVVEKISWKLWKTAMLKRGMMNIANGNMKTSFINAVAGAWTRNHSKLKFPKESFNEQWKEKNKK, from the coding sequence ATGTCGCAATCATCCTCCATCTTTCAGAAGAAAAGCAAAGAAAAAGCGTTTGACCGGGATCACCGCAAAGTGATCAATTTTAACATCGCTAAATATAATGCCGCTGTTCCCGGCGGGCAGGAGCAGTTTGCAGACCTTAACCTGGCGCGCGAACGGGCCAAAAATTTAAAATGGAAGGCCATTGAAGTGCTGGACCAGACACTGGAAAACTTCGAAGCTAATATTACCAAACGCGGCGCTAAAGTGATCTGGTGCGAAGATGCCAGACAGGCTAACGAAGCGATCCTGGAGATCTGTAAAGAAAAAAACTGCAAGACCCTGGTAAAAAGCAAAAGCATGGTTACCGAGGAACTACACCTGAACGATCACCTGGCTAAACATAATATTGAAAGTGTGGAAACCGACCTGGGTGAATATATTCAGCAACTGGACGGCGAACCACCTTACCATATTGTAACTCCGGCCATGCACAAAAGCCGGGAACAGATTGCACAGCTTTTTGCTGAAAAACTGGGCACCGACCCCAATGACAGCGCTGAGCAGTTAACGCTTACGGCGCGAGAAAAACTGCGGCAAAAATATATGGATGCCGAAGTAGGCGTTACCGGTGCTAATTTTTTAATTGCCGATATCGGAGGCATCGCTATCACCGAAAACGAAGGCAATGCCCGCCTGAGCTGCTCGATGCCCAAAACACATATCGTAGTAGCAGGTATTGAAAAAGTGATCCCTTCCCTAACCGACCTGGCGCTGTTCTGGCCGCTGCTCAGCAGTTTTGGAACGGGCCAGCGTATTACCTCCTACAGCACCGTTGTTACCGGCCCCCGGCAGGAAGGCGAAACCGATGGCCCTGATGAAATGTATATTATCCTTTTAGATAATGGCCGCACCAAAATGCTGGCCAATGAAAAAGCGCGCGAGGCCTTGTACTGCATCCGCTGCGGCGCCTGCTTAAATGCCTGCCCCGTGTATAAAAATATTGGCGGACATACGTATAACACCACTTACAGCGGCCCTATTGGTTCGGTGATCACCCCGCATTTAAAAGATATGAAGGAGTGGAAACACCTGAGCCATGCCTCCTCTCTTTGTGGTAATTGCACCGAAGTGTGCGCGGTGAAGATCAACCTGCACGAACTGCTGCTGGAAAACCGGCACGAAGCAGTAGAAGAAGGCTATGCACCCGTAGTAGAAAAAATATCCTGGAAACTCTGGAAGACCGCCATGCTAAAGCGCGGCATGATGAATATAGCCAATGGCAATATGAAAACTTCCTTTATTAACGCCGTTGCCGGCGCCTGGACCAGGAACCACAGCAAGCTGAAATTTCCCAAAGAGTCGTTCAACGAACAATGGAAGGAGAAGAATAAGAAATGA
- a CDS encoding TonB-dependent receptor, whose protein sequence is MYKVLVLLMSCCAVAGVQAQSRVQFQFQNPVSHKAVPGVTVSENAKTVAVADSSGAASLSLQAGIHSFSFSAVGYEREKLLINITGDTILPVKMDADEKELEEVVVSTTRNNQPIENAPIKVEVLGKEEMGEENTIRPSNIASVLGDISGVQIQQTSAVSGNSNVRIQGLDGRYTQILRDGMPLYDGFSGGFGILTIPPLDLQQIELVKGSASTLYGGGAIGGLVNIISRRPTTEQEGVLTLNQTTLKESDANLYLAKRYKGMGYTFFGGYTHQNPVDVNKDGFSDVPRLDNYNVHPRLFFYPKNTTIIFGYSASANNSKGGDMQVLDGHADTFHQYFEQNNTLRQTGEFVVEHHLNDGKNLYFKNTVSNFTNNYSDAQLNYRGNQLSYYSELSTLIPYGNKNSFVAGVNVTGDQFKASHQNLFIPIAALNNNTVGAFAQNTWNIKEVATLELGLRDDIHQQYGNFFLPRLAFFSKLGEHWATRLGIGWGYKAPNPFTPWYMDYTPDRIAALSDNIMPEKSIGYNAEVNYKKRWENGNRIFINQAFFLTQIADPIYGTVDATNYLHYQNGDKKVVSRGFDTYIKAVIHEWELYAGYTYTVVTRNYLAQNQFMPLTPRNRMAFTLVRDFDEDGWMVGLEGSYTGSQKRLDATNTPDYMFMAAMVRKDIGKHVSLVVNCENLLNYRQSKAESLYTGSITDPQFQPLWASIEGRVINLSVRLHL, encoded by the coding sequence ATGTATAAGGTTTTAGTTTTGTTGATGAGTTGTTGTGCGGTTGCTGGCGTGCAGGCCCAATCACGGGTGCAGTTTCAATTTCAAAATCCTGTTTCACACAAAGCGGTTCCGGGTGTTACCGTATCAGAAAATGCAAAGACCGTTGCTGTTGCTGATTCCAGCGGCGCCGCTTCCTTATCGCTACAGGCGGGCATTCACAGCTTTTCTTTTTCCGCAGTAGGATATGAACGGGAAAAATTGCTGATCAATATCACCGGCGATACAATTCTTCCGGTAAAAATGGATGCCGACGAAAAGGAACTGGAGGAAGTGGTGGTGTCTACCACACGGAATAATCAGCCGATAGAAAATGCGCCCATAAAAGTTGAAGTACTAGGCAAAGAGGAGATGGGTGAAGAGAATACCATCCGGCCGTCCAATATTGCCAGTGTTCTTGGCGACATAAGCGGGGTGCAAATTCAGCAAACGAGCGCGGTGTCGGGTAACTCGAATGTACGCATCCAGGGACTGGATGGCCGGTATACTCAAATACTTCGTGACGGAATGCCTTTGTATGATGGCTTCAGCGGAGGCTTTGGTATTTTAACCATTCCGCCATTGGATCTGCAGCAGATTGAATTGGTAAAAGGCTCTGCCTCTACTCTGTATGGTGGCGGGGCCATCGGCGGGCTGGTGAATATTATTTCACGACGCCCCACTACAGAACAGGAAGGAGTGTTAACACTGAACCAGACCACCTTAAAAGAAAGCGATGCGAACCTGTACCTGGCCAAACGTTACAAGGGCATGGGGTATACATTCTTTGGGGGGTACACGCATCAAAATCCTGTGGACGTGAATAAGGACGGTTTTTCCGATGTGCCGCGTCTGGACAATTACAATGTTCATCCCCGCTTGTTTTTCTATCCGAAGAATACCACCATTATTTTTGGGTATAGTGCCAGCGCCAATAATTCAAAAGGGGGCGACATGCAGGTGCTGGATGGACATGCCGATACTTTCCATCAATATTTTGAGCAGAATAATACCCTGCGGCAAACCGGGGAATTCGTCGTGGAGCATCACCTGAACGATGGTAAGAACCTGTATTTTAAAAATACCGTAAGCAACTTTACCAATAATTATTCGGACGCGCAACTGAATTACAGGGGCAACCAATTGAGCTATTACAGCGAGCTGTCGACACTGATTCCCTATGGTAATAAGAACAGTTTTGTGGCCGGGGTGAATGTGACCGGTGACCAGTTCAAAGCCAGTCATCAAAATTTATTTATACCCATTGCTGCGTTGAACAACAATACCGTTGGCGCTTTTGCCCAGAACACCTGGAACATTAAAGAGGTTGCCACGTTAGAGTTGGGCCTGCGGGATGATATTCACCAGCAATACGGCAACTTCTTTTTACCACGATTGGCATTTTTCAGCAAGCTCGGGGAACATTGGGCCACACGCCTGGGAATAGGATGGGGCTATAAAGCACCGAATCCATTTACGCCCTGGTATATGGATTATACCCCGGACAGAATTGCAGCACTCTCGGATAATATTATGCCTGAAAAATCGATCGGCTATAATGCGGAAGTGAATTATAAAAAGCGATGGGAAAACGGTAACCGGATCTTTATTAACCAGGCATTCTTTTTAACGCAGATTGCCGACCCTATTTACGGTACGGTGGATGCTACTAATTATCTTCATTACCAGAATGGCGATAAAAAAGTGGTGAGCCGCGGTTTTGATACTTATATAAAAGCGGTTATTCATGAATGGGAGCTGTATGCAGGATATACGTACACAGTGGTTACGCGCAATTATTTGGCGCAAAATCAATTTATGCCGCTAACGCCCAGGAACCGGATGGCCTTTACGCTCGTGCGCGATTTTGATGAAGACGGCTGGATGGTAGGGTTGGAGGGCTCTTATACTGGAAGCCAGAAACGATTGGATGCTACCAACACACCGGACTATATGTTTATGGCGGCTATGGTGCGAAAAGATATCGGGAAACATGTAAGTTTGGTAGTGAATTGCGAGAACCTGTTAAATTATCGTCAGAGCAAGGCAGAGTCTCTGTATACCGGTTCCATAACAGATCCGCAGTTTCAACCCTTGTGGGCTTCGATTGAGGGACGTGTAATAAATTTATCCGTCCGGCTACATTTATAA
- a CDS encoding response regulator transcription factor, with protein MKILIVEDEAALSKSIATYLKQENYSCEVATTYSEAIEKTETFDYDCILLDIMLPDGNGLDVLKALKQDKRTDGVIVISAKDSMTDKISGLQLGADDYLAKPFYLPELSARVAAVIRRRRFEGSSELVLNEIKVDTSSRIVTINSEAVELTKKEFDLLVYFIVNKNRVLSKTAIAEHLSGADADLFDNFDFIYAHIKNLKKKLAAAGCDNYFKSVYGMGYKLEIL; from the coding sequence ATGAAGATCCTTATTGTAGAAGATGAAGCCGCGCTCAGTAAAAGTATTGCTACTTACCTGAAACAGGAAAACTATTCCTGCGAAGTTGCTACTACCTACTCAGAGGCTATTGAAAAAACGGAGACATTTGATTATGATTGCATCCTGCTGGATATTATGCTGCCGGACGGGAACGGGTTGGATGTTTTAAAGGCTCTGAAGCAGGATAAGCGTACGGACGGCGTTATCGTGATCTCTGCCAAGGACTCAATGACTGATAAAATATCCGGGCTGCAACTAGGCGCAGACGATTACCTGGCCAAGCCCTTTTACCTGCCTGAGCTAAGCGCCCGTGTGGCGGCGGTGATCCGGCGCAGGAGATTTGAAGGCAGTAGTGAATTAGTGTTGAATGAAATAAAGGTGGATACTTCGTCCCGCATTGTTACGATTAATAGTGAAGCAGTAGAGCTTACGAAAAAGGAATTTGACCTGCTGGTTTATTTTATTGTGAACAAAAACCGGGTACTTTCCAAAACGGCTATAGCAGAGCATTTGTCGGGCGCTGATGCAGATCTGTTTGATAATTTCGATTTCATTTATGCGCATATAAAAAACCTGAAAAAAAAGCTGGCGGCAGCGGGATGTGATAATTATTTTAAATCGGTTTATGGTATGGGGTATAAACTGGAAATCCTGTGA
- a CDS encoding BtrH N-terminal domain-containing protein, producing the protein MESQTANFNHLQAAHCENGVTTALLAHYGVHKLTEPLVFGIGSGLFYIQLPFMKVNGGPAISFRTMPGLIFKRTCKSLGIPVTRKKYRSHEKAMAELDERLRAGKPTACQVGVFYLTYFPKEYRFHFNAHNLIVVDKRDDNYIISDPIMEGLVSLNSYELERVRFAKGAFAPRGQMYYPGDNLKEATDEQLRQAIITGIKRNCRDMLHIPGNFGGVSGIAYTGKQIKKWKEKLGDQKARSYLAQLVRMQEEIGTGGGGFRFIYGAFLQQARQYLHMDELLDLSKQFTAAGDKWRDAAIQASGIYKGRLTTQADYDNMGDRLIEISALEKQAFQQLKALIKKAK; encoded by the coding sequence TTGGAATCTCAAACAGCAAATTTCAACCACCTCCAGGCTGCTCATTGTGAAAATGGCGTCACCACTGCTTTATTGGCCCATTATGGCGTGCATAAATTAACCGAGCCGCTTGTTTTCGGCATCGGCTCGGGACTGTTTTATATTCAATTGCCCTTTATGAAAGTAAATGGCGGACCCGCGATTTCCTTCCGCACTATGCCGGGATTAATTTTTAAACGCACCTGTAAATCCTTAGGCATTCCGGTGACCCGTAAGAAATACCGCTCCCACGAAAAAGCAATGGCAGAACTGGACGAGCGGTTGCGTGCCGGCAAACCTACCGCCTGCCAGGTAGGGGTTTTTTACCTGACCTACTTCCCCAAAGAATACCGCTTTCATTTTAATGCGCATAACCTGATCGTGGTGGACAAACGGGATGACAACTATATCATCAGCGACCCTATTATGGAAGGACTGGTATCATTGAACAGTTATGAACTGGAGCGTGTTCGTTTTGCTAAAGGCGCTTTTGCCCCACGTGGACAAATGTATTACCCCGGCGACAATCTGAAAGAAGCCACGGATGAGCAACTCCGCCAGGCGATCATTACCGGCATTAAGCGCAATTGCCGGGACATGCTGCATATTCCGGGGAATTTTGGGGGTGTCAGCGGCATTGCTTATACCGGGAAACAGATAAAAAAATGGAAAGAAAAACTGGGGGACCAAAAGGCCCGCAGCTACCTGGCACAATTAGTACGCATGCAGGAAGAAATTGGTACCGGCGGCGGCGGTTTCCGTTTTATCTATGGCGCTTTTCTGCAGCAGGCAAGGCAGTACCTGCATATGGATGAATTGCTGGATCTGTCGAAACAATTTACCGCTGCCGGTGATAAATGGCGCGATGCGGCCATACAGGCGTCGGGTATTTATAAAGGCCGGTTAACCACACAGGCTGATTATGACAATATGGGTGATCGCCTGATCGAAATTTCGGCGCTGGAAAAACAGGCCTTTCAGCAATTGAAAGCACTGATCAAAAAAGCGAAGTGA
- a CDS encoding PepSY-like domain-containing protein, whose protein sequence is MKTVIVMTSLFLGIAATGFAQDKPVKAPPASVKEAFQKQYPGVKAKWELEDGNYEASFTSKNVKTSALYDEKGKLQETETAISQEEFPRAAKEFIAQKKLGPIKETAKIVKPDGTIQYEAEIKKTDYLFDAKGAFLRAQKD, encoded by the coding sequence ATGAAAACAGTTATCGTAATGACCAGCCTTTTCCTGGGAATAGCCGCAACCGGCTTCGCACAGGATAAACCAGTGAAAGCCCCTCCCGCTTCTGTTAAGGAAGCCTTTCAAAAACAATACCCGGGTGTAAAAGCCAAATGGGAACTGGAAGACGGAAATTATGAAGCTTCCTTTACCAGCAAAAATGTAAAGACCAGTGCCTTATATGATGAGAAGGGCAAGCTGCAGGAAACCGAAACCGCCATATCCCAGGAAGAATTTCCCAGGGCTGCAAAAGAATTTATCGCACAGAAGAAACTGGGCCCCATAAAAGAAACGGCCAAGATTGTAAAGCCAGACGGAACCATTCAGTATGAAGCTGAAATAAAAAAGACGGATTATTTGTTTGATGCAAAAGGTGCTTTCCTGCGCGCGCAAAAAGATTAA
- a CDS encoding EamA family transporter — MWWYYALLSAFFAALTAIFSKIGVENVNSNLATAIRTVVILVIAWAIVFVKQKQKGLATISKHSLIFLIISAVATGLSWLCYFRALQLGRAAQVAAVDKLSVPFVFILSLLFLSESFNWKILLGVVLIAAGSILMIKA, encoded by the coding sequence ATGTGGTGGTACTATGCATTGTTATCCGCTTTCTTCGCAGCCCTTACCGCTATTTTTTCAAAAATAGGTGTTGAAAATGTTAACTCCAACCTGGCCACCGCCATCAGAACAGTAGTAATATTGGTCATTGCCTGGGCTATTGTTTTTGTAAAACAGAAGCAGAAGGGGCTGGCCACAATATCGAAACACTCGCTTATTTTTTTAATAATATCCGCCGTAGCTACCGGCCTTTCCTGGCTATGTTATTTTCGTGCGCTGCAACTGGGCCGGGCGGCACAGGTAGCGGCAGTGGACAAATTAAGCGTTCCGTTTGTTTTTATTTTATCGCTTCTTTTTCTAAGTGAATCTTTTAACTGGAAAATTTTGTTGGGCGTGGTGCTGATCGCCGCTGGTTCCATTTTGATGATCAAGGCCTGA
- a CDS encoding sensor histidine kinase — MKLIYYISSRYALFTFLLTLLSVPLFYLLVKHIMFNNLDESLTYQKYWVAQTMNRDTTINFTSYNNSVIIKPTTLTTGADSFYSKKVYIPEDDERVKHRILHTVINVHGRNYELEIQKSMLEDDDLFASVFTIQLLVIMLLFTGLFYMNRWFSKKMLQPFQDTLLKLTHYRIDKHATPVFASTRITEFSNLNEALRQLLLRNVSLYKAQKEFTENASHEMQTPLAVIQSKLDLLLQTSVNQEQAGLVEELTTAVRKLQRLNRSLLLLTKIENNQFPETESIALQKVIENQMEQFTEMAQEKNIPLHRETINALTIRGNSSLIDILIGNLFSNALRHTVREGAIYISLKEKVFTISNTAGDGPLDPAHIFHRFSKQSANVKSMGLGLEICKQITALYGYKLTYDFADNKHCFSVVFR; from the coding sequence GTGAAGCTGATTTATTATATATCGTCCCGGTATGCACTGTTTACTTTTTTATTGACCTTGTTATCGGTGCCCTTATTTTATTTGCTGGTAAAGCATATCATGTTCAATAACCTGGATGAGTCGCTTACCTATCAGAAATACTGGGTGGCCCAAACGATGAACCGGGACACAACGATCAATTTTACCTCCTACAATAACAGTGTAATAATAAAACCAACAACACTGACAACCGGAGCCGACAGTTTTTATAGCAAAAAAGTGTACATACCGGAAGATGATGAACGGGTGAAGCACCGCATCCTGCACACCGTTATTAATGTGCATGGCCGGAACTATGAGCTGGAGATACAAAAATCAATGCTTGAAGATGATGATCTCTTTGCAAGTGTGTTTACGATACAATTGCTTGTAATTATGTTACTATTCACCGGCCTCTTTTATATGAACCGCTGGTTCTCAAAAAAGATGCTGCAGCCATTTCAGGATACGCTGCTGAAGCTGACGCATTACCGTATTGATAAACATGCTACCCCTGTTTTTGCCAGCACACGCATAACAGAATTCAGCAATCTTAATGAGGCATTGCGGCAATTATTACTACGCAACGTGTCGCTTTATAAGGCGCAAAAAGAATTTACGGAAAATGCCTCGCATGAAATGCAGACACCCCTGGCGGTAATACAAAGCAAGCTGGACCTGTTATTACAAACTTCCGTAAACCAGGAGCAGGCGGGGCTGGTAGAAGAATTGACCACAGCCGTGCGGAAGCTGCAACGGCTGAACCGGAGCCTGCTGCTGCTTACCAAAATTGAAAACAATCAGTTCCCCGAAACGGAATCGATAGCGCTGCAAAAGGTCATTGAAAACCAAATGGAACAATTTACGGAGATGGCGCAGGAAAAAAATATCCCGCTGCATCGGGAAACTATCAATGCACTGACCATTCGCGGCAACAGTTCTTTGATCGATATTCTTATCGGTAATCTTTTTTCCAATGCATTGCGCCATACGGTACGGGAAGGTGCTATATATATCAGTCTTAAAGAAAAAGTATTTACTATTTCAAACACAGCCGGGGACGGGCCGCTGGATCCTGCACACATTTTTCACCGGTTTAGCAAACAATCAGCCAACGTAAAAAGCATGGGCCTTGGGCTGGAGATCTGCAAACAGATCACGGCATTATATGGATACAAACTTACTTATGATTTTGCCGATAATAAACATTGTTTTTCTGTAGTGTTCCGGTAG